The following proteins come from a genomic window of Paramicrobacterium humi:
- a CDS encoding DUF3145 domain-containing protein, with amino-acid sequence MTTPAARGVIYIHSSPRALCPHVEWAAGRAIGRAVNFDWADQPVLPGSQRAEFFWEGRQGMGAAIASALRGWEHLRYEVTEDATPGSDGGRWMHTPDLGVFYAQTDSAGNMVVSEERIRYAVEIAAGSAADLTAELGLALGQAWDDELDVFRHASDHSPVVWLHKVG; translated from the coding sequence ATGACGACACCAGCTGCACGGGGAGTGATTTACATTCACTCTTCTCCGCGCGCGCTGTGCCCCCACGTCGAGTGGGCGGCGGGGCGCGCTATCGGTCGCGCCGTCAACTTCGATTGGGCGGACCAGCCGGTTCTGCCCGGCTCACAGCGTGCTGAGTTCTTCTGGGAAGGACGTCAGGGCATGGGCGCTGCCATTGCGTCGGCGCTGCGCGGGTGGGAGCACTTGCGGTACGAAGTGACGGAGGATGCGACGCCCGGGTCGGACGGCGGACGCTGGATGCACACGCCCGATCTCGGCGTCTTCTATGCGCAGACGGACTCAGCCGGAAACATGGTGGTCTCCGAGGAGCGCATCCGCTACGCCGTGGAGATCGCTGCCGGCTCAGCCGCTGACCTCACTGCGGAGCTCGGGCTTGCGCTCGGCCAGGCCTGGGACGACGAACTCGACGTCTTCCGCCACGCGAGCGACCACTCGCCGGTGGTGTGGCTGCACAAGGTGGGCTGA
- a CDS encoding beta-ketoacyl-[acyl-carrier-protein] synthase family protein, whose amino-acid sequence MTKKIVVTGMGATSPLGGNVRDSWNALLAGESGSHTLEHEWVEELELPVKFAAEAKVRPSEVLERPVAKRLDPSAQFALISAMEAWADAGEPDVDPERLGVDFATGIGGVWTLLDAWDTLRAKGPRRVMPMTVPMLMPNAASAAVSMHFHARAFARTVASACASSTESIANAYEHLQLGLADVIIAGGTESAIHPITVASFASMQALSKRNDSPETASRPYSIDRDGFVMGEGAASLVLETEEHALARGARIYAELAGSGVTADSYHITANDPEGGGASRAVTLALAQAGASPDDVTHINAHATSTPVGDIAEYAALRKVFGDRVTQIPVSATKASTGHLLGGTGALEAVFSILAIQDRKAPPTINLTTQDPEIPLRVSGETQALGDGPQLVVSNSFGFGGHNAVAAFRSV is encoded by the coding sequence ATGACCAAGAAGATCGTCGTCACCGGGATGGGCGCAACATCGCCGCTCGGTGGAAATGTCCGTGACAGCTGGAACGCGCTTCTCGCGGGAGAATCAGGCTCGCACACGCTTGAGCACGAGTGGGTCGAAGAGCTTGAGCTGCCTGTCAAGTTCGCCGCTGAGGCGAAAGTGCGCCCGTCCGAGGTGCTCGAGCGTCCCGTCGCGAAGCGTCTCGACCCGTCGGCTCAGTTCGCCCTCATCTCCGCGATGGAGGCGTGGGCGGATGCCGGAGAGCCCGACGTGGACCCGGAGCGCCTCGGAGTGGACTTCGCGACGGGCATCGGCGGAGTCTGGACTCTGCTTGACGCGTGGGACACGCTCCGCGCCAAGGGTCCCCGACGAGTCATGCCCATGACCGTGCCCATGCTCATGCCGAATGCCGCTTCCGCGGCCGTGTCGATGCACTTCCACGCTCGCGCGTTCGCCCGCACGGTCGCGTCCGCGTGCGCATCGAGCACCGAGTCGATCGCGAACGCGTACGAGCACCTCCAGCTCGGCCTCGCCGATGTGATCATCGCCGGCGGCACCGAATCCGCCATCCACCCCATCACCGTCGCGTCGTTCGCTTCGATGCAGGCCCTGTCCAAGCGGAACGATTCGCCGGAGACCGCGTCGAGGCCGTACAGCATCGACCGAGACGGCTTCGTGATGGGTGAGGGCGCAGCCAGCCTCGTCCTCGAAACCGAAGAGCATGCCCTCGCACGCGGTGCTCGCATCTACGCCGAGCTCGCCGGCTCCGGCGTCACGGCTGACTCCTATCACATCACCGCAAACGACCCGGAGGGCGGCGGCGCGAGCCGTGCGGTCACCCTCGCGCTCGCGCAGGCCGGCGCCTCGCCGGACGATGTCACCCACATCAACGCCCACGCGACGAGCACTCCCGTGGGCGACATCGCGGAGTACGCCGCGCTGCGGAAGGTGTTCGGAGACCGTGTGACGCAGATCCCCGTCTCCGCCACGAAGGCTTCGACCGGGCACCTGCTCGGCGGCACTGGCGCTCTTGAGGCCGTCTTCTCGATCCTCGCGATCCAGGACCGCAAGGCGCCGCCGACGATCAACCTCACTACCCAGGACCCGGAGATTCCGCTGAGGGTCTCGGGTGAGACACAGGCGCTCGGTGACGGCCCGCAACTCGTGGTCTCGAACTCGTTCGGGTTCGGCGGGCACAACGCGGTCGCAGCGTTCCGCAGCGTCTGA
- a CDS encoding acyl carrier protein: MALSNEEVLAGLAELVNDETGIAADTVELDKSFTDDLDIDSISMMTIVVNAEEKFDVKIPDEEVKNLKTVRDAVDFIVKAQA, from the coding sequence ATGGCACTGTCCAACGAAGAAGTCCTCGCTGGCCTGGCCGAGCTCGTCAACGACGAGACCGGCATCGCGGCTGACACCGTCGAGCTCGACAAGTCGTTCACCGACGACCTTGACATCGACTCGATCTCGATGATGACCATCGTCGTCAACGCCGAGGAGAAGTTCGACGTGAAGATCCCGGACGAAGAGGTAAAGAACCTCAAGACCGTTCGCGACGCCGTCGACTTCATCGTCAAAGCCCAGGCCTGA
- a CDS encoding beta-ketoacyl-ACP synthase III: MTTPTLTQSTGPSYTRFLGFGASRGDLSVPNDDLVGPINSSDEWIQQRTGIVSRTRASKGVQAIDMATDAAKEAITVSGVDPAQIDLVIIATISNVRQTPSMAAVVAHRVGANPAAAYDVNAACAGYTYAVAQADALIRAGAAHYALVIGAEKLSDIVDPTDRSISFLLGDGAGAAVIGPSDTPGISATVWGSDGSKADAVSMNHTLTEFRDGESPWPTLRQEGQTVFRWAVWEMAKVARTAVENAGITVDDLAAFIPHQANMRIVDEFAKQLKLPASVLIARDIESTGNTSAASIPLATHRLLQGHPELSGGLALQIGFGAGLVFGAQIIVLP, encoded by the coding sequence ATGACAACACCCACGCTCACCCAGTCCACGGGCCCCTCCTACACGCGGTTCCTCGGGTTCGGCGCGTCGCGCGGCGACCTCTCCGTGCCGAACGATGACCTCGTTGGACCGATCAACTCCTCCGACGAGTGGATCCAGCAGCGCACCGGCATCGTCTCCCGCACGCGAGCGTCGAAGGGCGTTCAGGCCATCGACATGGCGACGGATGCCGCCAAAGAGGCGATCACCGTCTCCGGCGTGGATCCGGCCCAGATCGACCTCGTGATCATCGCCACCATCAGCAATGTGCGGCAGACGCCGTCGATGGCGGCCGTCGTCGCCCACCGCGTCGGCGCGAACCCCGCGGCCGCGTACGACGTGAACGCGGCGTGCGCGGGCTACACCTACGCGGTGGCGCAAGCGGACGCGCTCATCCGGGCTGGCGCAGCGCACTATGCCCTCGTGATCGGCGCCGAGAAGCTGTCCGACATCGTCGACCCGACCGACCGCTCGATCTCCTTCCTTCTCGGCGACGGCGCCGGCGCCGCCGTGATCGGCCCGAGCGACACGCCGGGGATCTCCGCCACCGTGTGGGGCTCCGACGGCTCGAAAGCCGACGCTGTGTCGATGAACCACACGCTCACGGAGTTCCGTGACGGCGAATCGCCGTGGCCGACGCTGCGTCAGGAGGGCCAGACGGTCTTCCGCTGGGCTGTGTGGGAGATGGCGAAAGTCGCCCGAACGGCGGTCGAGAACGCCGGAATCACCGTCGATGACCTTGCCGCGTTCATCCCCCACCAGGCGAACATGCGCATCGTGGACGAGTTCGCGAAGCAGCTCAAACTGCCGGCGAGCGTCCTCATCGCGCGCGACATCGAGTCGACGGGGAACACCTCGGCGGCCTCGATTCCGCTCGCGACTCACCGTCTGCTGCAGGGGCACCCGGAGCTGTCGGGCGGGCTCGCGCTGCAGATCGGATTCGGCGCCGGGCTGGTGTTCGGCGCGCAGATCATCGTGCTGCCCTAA
- a CDS encoding ACP S-malonyltransferase has protein sequence MIVIVCPGQGSQKPGFLAPWLDSDENKALLADYSDAAGLDLAAHGTTSDAETIKDTAIAQPLIVAAGLLALRALDKHGALDRVGGIAGHSVGEITAAAGAGILDVGDAMDFVSQRAVAMAEAANSTPTGMSAVLGGEPDEVIAAAESLGLQPANYNGGGQIVVAGDLHALARLADEPPAKARVMPLKVAGAFHTRYMEPAREFLAAAASLFTASDPKLRIWTNSDGTVVSDGERFRDLLVKQVASPVRWDLCMQSFAENGVTGLIELAPAGALIGLARRGLKGVPTVAVNTPDDIPAALQMIDAAA, from the coding sequence GTGATAGTCATCGTCTGCCCCGGCCAGGGGTCTCAGAAACCCGGGTTCCTCGCACCGTGGCTGGATTCCGATGAGAACAAGGCGCTCCTCGCCGACTACTCCGATGCCGCCGGGCTCGATCTGGCCGCGCACGGCACGACGTCGGACGCGGAGACGATCAAGGACACCGCGATCGCGCAGCCGCTCATCGTCGCCGCCGGACTTCTCGCGCTCCGCGCGCTCGACAAGCACGGCGCCCTCGACCGCGTCGGCGGGATCGCAGGCCACTCGGTCGGCGAGATCACGGCCGCCGCAGGTGCCGGCATCCTCGACGTCGGCGACGCGATGGACTTCGTCAGCCAGCGCGCGGTCGCGATGGCGGAAGCGGCGAATAGCACTCCGACAGGAATGAGCGCCGTTCTCGGTGGCGAGCCCGACGAGGTCATCGCGGCCGCCGAGTCGCTCGGTCTCCAGCCCGCCAACTACAACGGCGGCGGGCAGATCGTGGTCGCCGGCGACCTCCACGCGCTCGCTCGGCTCGCGGACGAGCCGCCCGCGAAGGCGCGCGTGATGCCGCTCAAGGTCGCGGGTGCGTTCCACACCCGGTACATGGAGCCCGCGCGGGAGTTCCTCGCCGCTGCCGCCTCCTTGTTCACCGCGAGCGACCCGAAGCTGCGCATCTGGACGAACAGCGACGGCACCGTCGTCAGTGACGGCGAGCGATTCCGCGATCTTCTCGTGAAGCAGGTGGCGTCGCCCGTGCGCTGGGACCTTTGCATGCAATCATTCGCCGAGAACGGCGTCACGGGACTCATCGAGCTCGCTCCCGCTGGCGCGCTCATCGGCCTCGCCCGTCGCGGACTCAAGGGAGTGCCAACGGTCGCCGTCAACACGCCCGACGACATTCCCGCAGCCCTGCAGATGATCGACGCGGCAGCCTGA
- a CDS encoding PucR family transcriptional regulator, whose translation MTIKRLEDTLPWYADMPPGRRSAVGLVAQAGISSFISWFDDPRSTPWIAADVFGAAPRELLRSVSLQQTLQLIRVTVEVVEERVAGRDNHLREAILLYSREIAFAAADVYARAAEARGLWDARLEALVVDSILTGETDDELPSRIAALGWHGHGEVAVLVGTTPAQLDVDHVRRAARHMQADVLIGVQGNRLVLVIGRSESPNGDGDDAVGTAPALSFLEIASQLEPSFGDGHLVLGHAVPTLVDASQSARAALAGFAVARSWRHAPRPVLADDLLPERALAGDPLARRTLIERVYRPLKDHSTELATTLWCYLDNGRSLEATARELFVHPNTVRYRLKRVSEVIGWDATGAREALILQSALILGSIAEHEPPRKRRVAP comes from the coding sequence GTGACGATCAAACGGCTCGAGGACACGCTGCCCTGGTATGCCGACATGCCGCCGGGCCGCCGGAGCGCGGTCGGCCTCGTCGCCCAGGCCGGCATCTCATCGTTCATCTCGTGGTTCGACGATCCCCGATCCACGCCGTGGATCGCCGCAGACGTCTTCGGCGCCGCACCCCGGGAGCTGCTGCGCTCGGTGAGTCTGCAGCAGACGCTCCAGCTCATTCGCGTGACGGTCGAGGTCGTCGAAGAACGGGTCGCCGGCCGTGACAACCATTTGCGCGAGGCCATCCTGCTGTACTCTCGCGAGATCGCCTTCGCCGCAGCAGACGTGTACGCGCGCGCCGCTGAGGCGCGCGGGCTCTGGGATGCGCGTCTTGAGGCGCTTGTCGTCGACTCGATCCTCACGGGCGAGACGGACGATGAGCTGCCGAGCCGCATCGCGGCACTCGGCTGGCACGGTCATGGCGAGGTCGCCGTGCTCGTCGGCACGACCCCGGCTCAGCTCGACGTCGACCACGTGCGACGCGCGGCACGGCACATGCAGGCCGACGTGCTCATCGGCGTGCAGGGCAACCGCCTCGTTCTCGTCATCGGTCGATCCGAGAGCCCGAACGGCGACGGCGACGATGCCGTCGGCACCGCCCCGGCGCTGTCATTCCTCGAGATCGCGAGCCAGCTCGAGCCGAGCTTCGGCGACGGCCACCTCGTGCTCGGTCACGCCGTTCCCACTCTCGTGGACGCCTCCCAGAGCGCTCGAGCGGCCCTCGCCGGATTCGCGGTGGCACGCTCCTGGCGTCATGCTCCGCGACCCGTGCTCGCCGACGACCTGCTGCCCGAGCGCGCCCTCGCGGGCGACCCGCTGGCCCGGCGCACGCTCATCGAGCGCGTCTACCGACCGTTGAAGGACCATTCGACGGAGCTCGCGACGACTTTGTGGTGCTATCTCGACAACGGCCGCTCCCTCGAGGCCACGGCACGGGAGCTGTTCGTTCACCCGAACACCGTGCGGTACCGGCTGAAGCGCGTCTCCGAGGTGATCGGCTGGGACGCTACGGGGGCGCGTGAGGCACTGATTCTGCAGTCGGCTCTCATTCTCGGATCGATCGCGGAGCACGAGCCGCCGCGTAAGCGACGCGTCGCACCGTGA
- a CDS encoding redoxin domain-containing protein: protein MIQPGERAPDFTLVDQHGREVASARLRGSRVALVFFPLAFSGVCGDELAELAANTAMFDEAQTQLVGVTVDSVFALRAWSDAAGATFPLASDFWPHGHVARRFGAFDERTGRADRATIMIDEGGIVRASFRAPPHRPRSLAQYTEALAALPHAAS, encoded by the coding sequence ATGATCCAGCCAGGAGAGCGGGCGCCGGACTTCACGCTCGTCGACCAGCACGGTCGCGAGGTCGCCTCCGCGCGCCTGCGCGGCAGTCGCGTCGCCCTCGTGTTCTTTCCGCTCGCGTTCTCGGGCGTCTGCGGCGACGAGCTCGCCGAACTCGCCGCCAACACGGCCATGTTCGACGAGGCGCAGACGCAGCTCGTCGGCGTGACCGTCGACTCGGTTTTCGCCCTCCGGGCATGGTCGGATGCCGCAGGGGCGACGTTCCCGCTCGCCTCCGACTTCTGGCCGCACGGTCACGTTGCCCGCCGCTTCGGCGCTTTCGACGAGCGAACAGGACGCGCGGATCGCGCCACGATCATGATCGATGAGGGCGGCATCGTGCGCGCGTCCTTCCGGGCGCCCCCGCACCGTCCGCGATCGCTCGCGCAGTACACCGAGGCGCTCGCAGCCCTCCCGCATGCGGCATCCTGA